The genome window GACCGACGCCTGGATTGTATACCCCTGGGATCCGGTGCAGGGCTGGACGACACTGGGCCAGGGCGCGGGGCAGGCCTGATACCAGGCTGCCGTCCGCATTGGCCAGCACCATCCGCTACCCGGACGACTTTGCTGGAGTGGGCAGTCCGATTGGGCGAAGGGCTTCAATAGCAGCGATCTATCAGGGTACGAGGGCCACTTTGGCTACCATGTTGCGGAACTGCAAGGTTCCGGCTGTGGCGAGGCCATTTTCGAGTTTTACCCCTATCCAAAGGTTGCCGCTGTTGATGCCGCTGGTTAGCCGATTGCCGGAGAGCCGGAGAGCCTGTGTAGGACTTGACTGGAAGCTGGCCGTACCGATTTGCTCAAAGCTCGAGCCGGGGTCACACAGATAAACGCCGTTGCTTTGGGTGCTGCACGGCTCTGTATCGGTGGCGTAAAAACTAAAGGAAACCCCGGTTTTATAAGTAAGGTTGCCCTCGAGCTCAATCCTGGACAGGTTTACTGGAGGTCGCTCGAAGCCCTGTTTCACAAAAGTGATTTTGTTGGTCTGATAAGAAATCTTCAAGACTCTTTCCACTAAAATGGAGCCATGCAACTGGCCCAACATCAGCGCCGCCCCCGGTTGGAACTCCAACTGCGACACCATCCGGATAACCTCCACGCCCTCTACCGGGAGTCCCAAGACCACACCGAACGCGCCCGCTGGCACGCTCTCTGGCTGCTGGCCAGGGGTCAGAGCATCCCCGAGGTAGCCAGGAATCTGGGCTATACCGATCGCTGGGTGCGTCAGGTAATCCACCGCTACAATCAGGGCCTGCCCATGAAGAATCTGCGGCACGAGAACAAAGGCCGGGCCCCCCTCGTACCGCCCGAACTCCAGGAGGGCTTCCGCCAGGCCCTCCTCCAGCCCCATCCCAGGGACGGGCTTTGGAGCATACGCAACGCTGCGGAGTGGCTGGCTGAAAGGCTGGGACGTCCGGTGGATGGGCGGCGGGCCTGGTACTGGATGCGTCGCCTGGGCCTGGCCCCGCTGCGCCCCCGGCCGCGCCACCGGGAGGCGGATGCGAAGCGGCAGGAGGCTTTCAAAAAAAGCTCTTTCTGATGGTTTTCCTGTTCAGGTTGCTCTTTCCTGAACTGGAGTTGGAGGTGTGGGGCTTTGATGAGCGCCGAATAGGGCTGAAGCCCATC of Meiothermus sp. contains these proteins:
- a CDS encoding winged helix-turn-helix domain-containing protein, which translates into the protein MQLAQHQRRPRLELQLRHHPDNLHALYRESQDHTERARWHALWLLARGQSIPEVARNLGYTDRWVRQVIHRYNQGLPMKNLRHENKGRAPLVPPELQEGFRQALLQPHPRDGLWSIRNAAEWLAERLGRPVDGRRAWYWMRRLGLAPLRPRPRHREADAKRQEAFKKSSF